A portion of the Carya illinoinensis cultivar Pawnee chromosome 11, C.illinoinensisPawnee_v1, whole genome shotgun sequence genome contains these proteins:
- the LOC122281368 gene encoding uncharacterized protein LOC122281368 isoform X3, with amino-acid sequence MRAKPQLKKATRIPQSDSHLLRLPTLAPLPLSLDFSLTNVISLSLSLSLSLSLTQTVAWVSLSLVGRSSKISFGVGLQEGGAEQHHILKLRLRPSLFPLDQSNLAPTASVQPKPKFQPLQRFLKKHTAIKTTPFYISPKPPSRLYFLPRSPLASATPPPIPQSLKPMQTTDSHPTLCRHLSCNLLSHTTPQPRPLASSTILHRPRKQAERLAARHSSSVVAVAAAPPDQDHAAETLNGEIVATCRTASPTAASPPLGLHLVFGIPLSHSCFLGSAQFSILNSIPVPSIISVTLTKQATCLLPCFPLNPLEPKIL; translated from the exons ATGCGGGCGAAACCGCAGCTGAAGAAAGCAACCCGTATCCCTCAGTCAGATTCCCATCTCCTTCGTCTTCCAACCCTAgcccccctccctctctctctcgactTCTCTCTCACCAACGTgatctctctctcgctctctctctcgctctctctctctctcacacagaCGGTTGcgtgggtctctctctctctcgtcggCCGTAGCTCCAAGATCAGCTTCGGCGTGGGTCTCCAAGAAGGAG GCGCAGAACAACACCATATACTGAAGCTGAGATTAAG GCCTTCTTTGTTTCCTCTCGACCAGAGTAACCTAGCTCCTACCGCCTCGGTCCAACCCAAGCCCAAATTCCAGCCACTTCAGCGTTTCCTCAAAAAACACACAGCTATCAAAACGACTCCGTTTTATATAAGCCCTAAACCGCCATCACGTCTCTACTTTCTTCCCCGATCCCCTCTTGCCTCTGCTACGCCCCCTCCCATCCCTCAATCTCTCAAGCCCATGCAAACCACTGATTCTCACCCTACCCTGTGCCGCCACCTAAGCTGCAACCTTCTTAGTCACACGACGCCGCAACCAAGACCCCTTGCTTCGAGCACCATTCTCCACCGTCCAAGAAAACAAGCCGAACGCCTCGCGGCTCGCCATTCGTCCTCTGTAGTTGCAGTCGCCGCTGCTCCTCCCGACCAAGATCACGCTGCCG AGACACTGAACGGTGAAATTGTAGCAACCTGCCGCACCGCAAGTCCTACCGCCGCCTCCCCTCCGCTTGGTCTTCATCTtg tttTTGGTATCCCTCTATCTCACTCTTGCTTCCTCGGTTCTGCTCAGTTTTCGATTTTAAATTCGATTCCTGTACCGAGCATTATATCGGTGACACTGACAAAACAAGCCACTTGCTTACTGCCGTGTTTCCCCTTGAATCCACTTGAACCTAAG ATTCTGTAA
- the LOC122281368 gene encoding uncharacterized protein LOC122281368 isoform X1 — translation MRAKPQLKKATRIPQSDSHLLRLPTLAPLPLSLDFSLTNVISLSLSLSLSLSLTQTVAWVSLSLVGRSSKISFGVGLQEGDKINPVLGFLCNRRRTTPYTEAEIKPALRENILFRSLDRAMRRPSLFPLDQSNLAPTASVQPKPKFQPLQRFLKKHTAIKTTPFYISPKPPSRLYFLPRSPLASATPPPIPQSLKPMQTTDSHPTLCRHLSCNLLSHTTPQPRPLASSTILHRPRKQAERLAARHSSSVVAVAAAPPDQDHAAETLNGEIVATCRTASPTAASPPLGLHLVFGIPLSHSCFLGSAQFSILNSIPVPSIISVTLTKQATCLLPCFPLNPLEPKIL, via the exons ATGCGGGCGAAACCGCAGCTGAAGAAAGCAACCCGTATCCCTCAGTCAGATTCCCATCTCCTTCGTCTTCCAACCCTAgcccccctccctctctctctcgactTCTCTCTCACCAACGTgatctctctctcgctctctctctcgctctctctctctctcacacagaCGGTTGcgtgggtctctctctctctcgtcggCCGTAGCTCCAAGATCAGCTTCGGCGTGGGTCTCCAAGAAGGAG ataaaataaaccCAGTGCTTGGCTTTCTTTGCAACAGGCGCAGAACAACACCATATACTGAAGCTGAGATTAAG cCAGCattgagagagaatattttatTCCGATCCCTCGATCGTGCAATGCGCAGGCCTTCTTTGTTTCCTCTCGACCAGAGTAACCTAGCTCCTACCGCCTCGGTCCAACCCAAGCCCAAATTCCAGCCACTTCAGCGTTTCCTCAAAAAACACACAGCTATCAAAACGACTCCGTTTTATATAAGCCCTAAACCGCCATCACGTCTCTACTTTCTTCCCCGATCCCCTCTTGCCTCTGCTACGCCCCCTCCCATCCCTCAATCTCTCAAGCCCATGCAAACCACTGATTCTCACCCTACCCTGTGCCGCCACCTAAGCTGCAACCTTCTTAGTCACACGACGCCGCAACCAAGACCCCTTGCTTCGAGCACCATTCTCCACCGTCCAAGAAAACAAGCCGAACGCCTCGCGGCTCGCCATTCGTCCTCTGTAGTTGCAGTCGCCGCTGCTCCTCCCGACCAAGATCACGCTGCCG AGACACTGAACGGTGAAATTGTAGCAACCTGCCGCACCGCAAGTCCTACCGCCGCCTCCCCTCCGCTTGGTCTTCATCTtg tttTTGGTATCCCTCTATCTCACTCTTGCTTCCTCGGTTCTGCTCAGTTTTCGATTTTAAATTCGATTCCTGTACCGAGCATTATATCGGTGACACTGACAAAACAAGCCACTTGCTTACTGCCGTGTTTCCCCTTGAATCCACTTGAACCTAAG ATTCTGTAA
- the LOC122281368 gene encoding uncharacterized protein LOC122281368 isoform X2, which yields MRAKPQLKKATRIPQSDSHLLRLPTLAPLPLSLDFSLTNVISLSLSLSLSLSLTQTVAWVSLSLVGRSSKISFGVGLQEGDKINPVLGFLCNRRRTTPYTEAEIKPALRENILFRSLDRAMRRPSLFPLDQSNLAPTASVQPKPKFQPLQRFLKKHTAIKTTPFYISPKPPSRLYFLPRSPLASATPPPIPQSLKPMQTTDSHPTLCRHLSCNLLSHTTPQPRPLASSTILHRPRKQAERLAARHSSSVVAVAAAPPDQDHAAETLNGEIVATCRTASPTAASPPLGLHLVFDFKFDSCTEHYIGDTDKTSHLLTAVFPLEST from the exons ATGCGGGCGAAACCGCAGCTGAAGAAAGCAACCCGTATCCCTCAGTCAGATTCCCATCTCCTTCGTCTTCCAACCCTAgcccccctccctctctctctcgactTCTCTCTCACCAACGTgatctctctctcgctctctctctcgctctctctctctctcacacagaCGGTTGcgtgggtctctctctctctcgtcggCCGTAGCTCCAAGATCAGCTTCGGCGTGGGTCTCCAAGAAGGAG ataaaataaaccCAGTGCTTGGCTTTCTTTGCAACAGGCGCAGAACAACACCATATACTGAAGCTGAGATTAAG cCAGCattgagagagaatattttatTCCGATCCCTCGATCGTGCAATGCGCAGGCCTTCTTTGTTTCCTCTCGACCAGAGTAACCTAGCTCCTACCGCCTCGGTCCAACCCAAGCCCAAATTCCAGCCACTTCAGCGTTTCCTCAAAAAACACACAGCTATCAAAACGACTCCGTTTTATATAAGCCCTAAACCGCCATCACGTCTCTACTTTCTTCCCCGATCCCCTCTTGCCTCTGCTACGCCCCCTCCCATCCCTCAATCTCTCAAGCCCATGCAAACCACTGATTCTCACCCTACCCTGTGCCGCCACCTAAGCTGCAACCTTCTTAGTCACACGACGCCGCAACCAAGACCCCTTGCTTCGAGCACCATTCTCCACCGTCCAAGAAAACAAGCCGAACGCCTCGCGGCTCGCCATTCGTCCTCTGTAGTTGCAGTCGCCGCTGCTCCTCCCGACCAAGATCACGCTGCCG AGACACTGAACGGTGAAATTGTAGCAACCTGCCGCACCGCAAGTCCTACCGCCGCCTCCCCTCCGCTTGGTCTTCATCTtg TTTTCGATTTTAAATTCGATTCCTGTACCGAGCATTATATCGGTGACACTGACAAAACAAGCCACTTGCTTACTGCCGTGTTTCCCCTTGAATCCACTTGA
- the LOC122281368 gene encoding pre-mRNA-splicing factor ISY1 homolog isoform X4, with protein MARNEEKAQSMLNRFITLKAEEKKKPKERRPYLASECRDLAEADKWRQQIMREIGRKVAEIQNEGLGEHRLRDLNDEINKLIREKSHWERRIVELGGPNYTKHSAKMTDLEGNIVDVPNPSGRGPGYRYFGAAKKLPGVRELFEKPPELRKRRTRYDIYKRIDASYYGYRDDEDGVLEKVEGPAEERMRAEAVEEWRRVEEVRREARKTVKSGEVVSVVKEVLFEGMEEEVEEEERRNREKLEEEEREREGRREFVAHVPLPDEKEIERMVLEKKKTELLSKYVSEGLLEEQSEAKVMLNIQR; from the coding sequence ATGGCTCGTAATGAAGAGAAAGCGCAGTCAATGCTGAACAGATTCATCACGCTCAAAGCTGAGGAAAAAAAGAAGCCAAAAGAGCGTCGTCCCTACCTTGCTTCTGAATGCCGTGACCTTGCTGAGGCTGACAAGTGGCGCCAACAGATCATGCGTGAGATTGGCCGCAAGGTTGCCGAAATCCAAAATGAAGGCCTCGGCGAACACCGCCTTCGCGACCTCAACGACGAGATTAACAAGCTCATCAGGGAAAAATCCCACTGGGAACGGCGCATTGTCGAGCTTGGTGGGCCCAATTATACCAAGCATTCTGCTAAAATGACAGACCTAGAGGGAAACATAGTGGATGTTCCTAACCCTAGTGGGCGTGGGCCTGGATACCGATACTTTGGGGCAGCGAAGAAGTTGCCAGGAGTGAGGGAGCTGTTTGAAAAACCTCCAGAGTTACGAAAAAGGAGGACTCgatatgatatatataagaGGATTGACGCAAGTTACTATGGGTATCGGGATGATGAGGATGGGGTCTTGGAGAAGGTTGAGGGCCCGGCAGAGGAGAGGATGAGGGCAGAGGCAGTTGAGGAGTGGAGGAGAGTGGAGGAGGTGAGGAGGGAAGCAAGGAAGACAGTAAAGAGTGGGGAGGTGGTGAGTGTGGTGAAGGAAGTGTTGTTCGAGGGGATGGAGGAGGAGGTGGAAGAGGAGGAGAGGAGGAATAGGGAGAAactggaggaggaggagagggagagggaagggAGAAGGGAGTTTGTGGCACACGTTCCATTGCCGGATGAAAAGGAGATAGAGAGGATGGTgttggagaagaagaagacggagCTGTTGAGTAAGTATGTGAGTGAGGGGTTGTTAGAGGAGCAGAGTGAAGCAAAGGTTATGCTTAATATTCAGCGCTAG
- the LOC122282302 gene encoding uncharacterized mitochondrial protein AtMg00860-like encodes MVFAKGILVDPTKVEAVVKWVKPNNVNEVRSFSDFAGYYKKFIEGFLSIAAAMTKLTRNYEKFLLTNKCEESFQELKKRLVIAPILTIPLGDEGFVIYSDASLKGSSGVLNAEWESYCIHFLTIEIL; translated from the coding sequence ATGGTGTTCGCAAAAGGAATTTTAGTGGACCCGACAAAGGTGGAGGCAGTGGTAAAATGGGTCAAGCCTAATAATGTTAATGAAGTACGAAGTTTCTCAGATTTTGCAGGTTACTACAAGAAATTCATAGAAGGGTTTTTGAGTATTGCCGCTGCAATGACAAAGTTGACaagaaattatgagaagtttttatTGACAAATAAGTGTGAGGagagcttccaagaattgaagaaaagactagtgattgcaccaattcttacaATCCCCTTGGGAGATGAAGGCTTTGTTATATACAGTGATGCTTCACTAAAGGGTTCAAGTGGTGTTTTAAATGCAGAATGGGAAAGTTATTGCATACATTTCCTAacaattgaaatattatga